A single window of Coleofasciculus chthonoplastes PCC 7420 DNA harbors:
- a CDS encoding leucine-rich repeat domain-containing protein translates to MKWISVFALSLSIWGLGCGVAIAAEPSLGSSFKEWCLNGGSLSDETRKTVYILLEQAGTSDCSQADATLLSRTELQLWDNSITDISPLAGFSNLTKLYLESNSITDISPLAGLSNLTVLSLESNSITDVSPLAELSNLTKLYLNNNSITDVSPLAGLSNLTKLYLNNNSITDIGPLAGLSNLTVLYLDSNSITDVSPLAGLSNLTVLNLGNNSITDVNPLAELSNLTKVFLTNNSITNISPLAELSNLTVLYLYSNSITDISPLAGLSNLTVLNLDNNSITDISPLAGLSNLTELSLGNADFFIIGENSITDISPLAGLSNLTVLNLGRNSITDVSPLAELSNLTKLSLGSNSITDISPLAGLSNLTKLYLDSNSITDVSPLAGLSNLTELFLSSNSITDASPLAQLTNLRRLFLGDNLIAQPTCPVSPPGVCSFSPRCLLFSVEGSETYCIKFQDF, encoded by the coding sequence ATGAAATGGATTAGTGTGTTCGCCCTCTCTTTAAGTATATGGGGATTAGGATGTGGGGTGGCAATAGCAGCCGAACCCAGTCTGGGGAGTTCTTTTAAAGAGTGGTGTCTGAACGGTGGGAGCTTGTCAGATGAAACGAGAAAAACAGTCTATATACTGTTAGAACAAGCAGGCACAAGTGATTGTTCTCAAGCTGATGCAACTCTGTTGAGTCGTACTGAGCTTCAGCTCTGGGACAACTCAATAACAGATATTAGTCCTTTGGCTGGATTTTCCAATCTGACTAAGCTTTACCTCGAGTCCAACTCAATAACAGATATTAGTCCTTTGGCTGGACTTTCCAATCTGACTGTACTTTCCCTCGAGTCCAACTCAATAACAGATGTTAGCCCCTTGGCTGAACTTTCCAATCTGACTAAGCTTTACCTTAACAACAACTCAATAACAGATGTTAGCCCTTTGGCTGGACTTTCTAATCTAACTAAGCTTTACCTTAACAACAACTCAATAACAGATATTGGTCCTTTGGCTGGACTCTCCAATCTGACTGTACTTTACCTCGACTCCAACTCAATAACAGATGTTAGCCCTTTGGCTGGACTTTCCAATCTGACTGTACTTAATCTTGGCAACAACTCAATCACAGATGTTAACCCTTTGGCTGAACTTTCCAATCTGACTAAGGTTTTCCTCACCAACAACTCAATAACAAATATTAGCCCTTTGGCTGAACTTTCCAATCTGACTGTACTTTACCTTTACTCCAACTCAATAACAGATATTAGCCCTTTAGCTGGACTTTCCAATCTGACTGTACTTAATCTTGACAACAACTCAATAACAGATATTAGCCCTTTGGCTGGACTCTCCAATCTGACTGAGCTTTCACTCGGGAACGCTGATTTTTTCATCATCGGTGAAAACTCAATAACAGATATTAGCCCTTTGGCTGGACTTTCCAATCTGACTGTACTTAATCTTGGCAGGAACTCAATAACAGATGTTAGCCCCTTGGCTGAACTTTCCAATCTGACCAAGCTTTCCCTCGGCTCCAACTCAATAACAGATATTAGCCCTTTGGCTGGACTCTCCAATCTGACTAAGCTTTACCTTGACTCCAACTCAATAACAGATGTTAGCCCTTTGGCTGGACTTTCCAATCTGACTGAACTTTTCCTGAGCAGCAACTCAATAACAGATGCCAGCCCTCTGGCACAACTTACAAATCTGAGGAGGCTTTTCCTTGGAGATAATCTCATCGCACAGCCAACTTGCCCAGTCAGTCCCCCAGGTGTTTGCTCTTTTTCCCCCAGGTGTTTGCTCTTTTCTGTAGAGGGATCTGAGACTTACTGTATCAAATTTCAGGATTTTTAG
- a CDS encoding pentapeptide repeat-containing protein: protein MKHKKIASVILLASILIAYPTSAQNKETSRRELYILCSKFPLNSQCKGLEIPIPLDERSGEEAGCSLLSGNSNQSGKCKVVATEESLTVYLEDEEGEPIEFLDNQLPSLEIKIFFETVFAQNYQIWNKVHRLEFGYLVKPDSNQGNRTKFLTILTNENIPNSLNTQLSLTPTSAELLSQSQVNTLSNFSSPVQRLLETKECIRCDLRGADLAGANLNEANLEGASLQGANLQGTTLVRAYLVGANLSQANLTEAVLTGSNLTLASLTESSLEGADLSAANLQGANLQLANLKGAKLIAPTLIQDADLRNTNLEDANIQGANLERANLEGANLQGANLSDISIRLQDIPGNYSFGEFLLDLAIGFPISNRGTKFYTNLRNVNLRNATLTGVNLEDALLDGADLSNANLSEAKLNDVDLSGANLCGATMSDGSTSNLGC, encoded by the coding sequence ATGAAACATAAGAAAATTGCATCTGTCATACTTTTAGCTTCCATCCTCATTGCCTATCCTACATCTGCTCAGAATAAAGAAACTTCTCGGCGGGAACTATACATTCTTTGCTCAAAATTTCCCCTCAATTCTCAATGTAAAGGACTGGAAATTCCCATTCCCTTAGATGAACGCAGTGGTGAAGAGGCTGGCTGTTCCTTACTTTCTGGCAATAGTAATCAAAGTGGGAAGTGTAAGGTAGTGGCAACAGAAGAAAGTTTGACTGTATACCTGGAGGATGAAGAAGGAGAACCCATTGAGTTTTTGGATAACCAACTTCCCAGTTTAGAGATTAAAATCTTTTTTGAGACTGTCTTTGCTCAGAATTACCAAATTTGGAATAAAGTTCACAGGTTAGAATTTGGCTACCTTGTGAAACCCGATTCTAATCAAGGCAATCGCACCAAATTCCTGACAATTCTCACCAATGAAAACATCCCAAATTCTCTAAACACTCAACTCAGTCTAACTCCTACATCCGCAGAACTCTTATCCCAGAGCCAAGTAAACACTCTCTCAAATTTCTCTTCTCCAGTACAGCGATTATTAGAAACTAAAGAATGTATACGGTGTGATCTACGCGGTGCTGACTTGGCTGGTGCTAATTTAAATGAGGCTAACTTGGAAGGTGCGAGTCTGCAAGGAGCCAATCTACAAGGTACCACACTTGTGAGAGCTTACCTGGTTGGCGCGAACCTCAGCCAAGCTAATCTCACTGAAGCGGTTCTCACAGGAAGTAATCTCACCTTAGCCTCGCTTACTGAGTCGAGCTTGGAAGGTGCAGACCTGAGTGCTGCGAATCTACAAGGTGCTAATCTACAACTGGCTAATCTCAAGGGAGCCAAATTGATTGCACCTACTTTGATACAAGATGCTGATCTAAGAAATACCAACTTGGAAGATGCCAACATTCAAGGTGCAAACTTGGAAAGAGCAAACCTAGAAGGAGCAAATCTGCAAGGAGCAAACCTCAGCGATATTTCAATTCGTTTGCAGGATATACCTGGTAATTACAGTTTTGGTGAATTTTTGCTTGATCTTGCAATTGGTTTTCCTATTAGCAACAGAGGTACAAAATTTTACACTAACCTACGTAATGTGAACCTGAGAAATGCGACCTTGACAGGGGTTAACTTGGAAGATGCATTACTAGACGGTGCAGATTTAAGCAATGCCAATCTCAGTGAGGCAAAATTGAATGATGTGGATTTATCAGGTGCAAACTTGTGTGGTGCAACTATGTCTGACGGTTCTACTTCCAATCTAGGCTGCTAG
- a CDS encoding FG-GAP repeat protein, which yields MATASLNLSELDGSNGFVINGIDQLDRSGRSVSGAGDINGDGIDDLIIGAYFADPNGNSFAGETYVVFGQSEGFNASLNLSELNGSNGFVINGIDPGDFSGFSVSGAGDINGDGIDDLIIGALGAEPNGNLSAGETYVVFGNSEGFKASLELSELDGSNGFVINGIDPGDLSGTSVSGAGDINGDNIDDLIIGAYFADPNTNSLAGETYVVFGNSEGFKASLELSELDGSNGFVINGIDEFDFSGRSVSGAGDINGDGIDDLTIGATGADPNGISGAGETYVVFGNSEGFKASLNLSELNGSNGFVINGTDLLDFSGASVSGAGDINGDGIDDLIIGADGADPNGNSFAGEIYVVFGNSEGFKASLELSELNGSNGFVLNGIDQLDRSGGSVSGAGDINGDGVDDLIIGATNADPNDNEMAGETYVVFGNNEGFKASLNLSELNGSNGFVINGTDQDDSSGGSVSGAGDINGDGIDDLIIGADGADPNGNRSAGETYVVFGSILSGIDGTPNNDTLVGTPDNDRINGFDGNDTIAGNLGNDTIFGGDGDDVLRGDLNQRSPQVSIGGDDIIFGGEGNDRIGGKGGNDQLLGEAGDDQIWGDDGDDILRGGLGHDTLTGDDFSGGGGSDTFIIAMNEGTDTIVDFQDGEDLIGLAEGLTFGQLSITQDGKNTLIGFEQETLAILQGVNANLLSEADFIPIR from the coding sequence ATGGCAACGGCATCTTTAAATCTTAGTGAATTGGATGGTAGCAATGGCTTTGTGATCAACGGCATTGATCAGCTTGACCGTTCAGGTCGTTCGGTCAGTGGAGCAGGAGATATCAATGGGGATGGCATTGATGACTTGATTATCGGTGCCTATTTTGCTGACCCCAACGGTAACTCTTTTGCAGGAGAAACTTATGTGGTTTTTGGTCAAAGCGAAGGTTTCAATGCTTCTCTCAACCTGTCTGAACTCAACGGTAGCAATGGCTTTGTCATCAACGGCATTGATCCGGGTGACTTCTCAGGTTTTTCGGTCAGTGGAGCCGGAGATATCAATGGAGATGGCATTGATGACTTGATTATCGGGGCATTAGGTGCTGAACCCAACGGTAACTTGAGTGCAGGAGAAACCTATGTGGTCTTTGGTAACAGCGAAGGTTTCAAGGCTTCACTGGAGCTGTCTGAACTCGACGGTAGCAATGGCTTTGTCATTAACGGCATTGATCCGGGTGATTTATCGGGTACTTCGGTCAGTGGAGCAGGAGATATCAATGGAGATAACATTGATGACTTGATTATCGGTGCCTATTTTGCTGACCCCAACACTAACTCTTTAGCCGGAGAAACTTATGTAGTGTTTGGTAATAGCGAAGGTTTCAAGGCTTCACTGGAGCTGTCTGAACTCGACGGTAGCAATGGCTTTGTCATCAACGGCATTGATGAGTTTGACTTCTCAGGTCGTTCGGTTAGTGGAGCAGGAGATATCAATGGAGATGGCATTGATGACTTGACTATCGGTGCCACGGGTGCTGATCCCAACGGTATATCGGGTGCAGGAGAAACGTATGTGGTCTTTGGTAACAGCGAAGGTTTCAAGGCTTCACTCAACTTGTCTGAACTCAACGGTAGCAATGGCTTTGTCATTAACGGTACTGATCTGCTTGACTTCTCAGGTGCTTCGGTCAGCGGAGCCGGAGATATCAATGGGGATGGCATTGATGACTTGATTATCGGTGCCGACGGTGCTGATCCCAACGGTAACTCTTTTGCAGGAGAAATTTATGTGGTCTTTGGTAACAGTGAAGGTTTTAAGGCTTCACTGGAGCTGTCTGAACTCAACGGTAGCAATGGCTTTGTCCTTAACGGCATTGATCAGCTTGACCGCTCAGGTGGTTCGGTTAGTGGAGCTGGAGATATCAATGGGGATGGTGTTGATGACTTGATTATCGGTGCTACGAATGCTGACCCCAACGATAACGAGATGGCAGGAGAAACGTATGTGGTCTTTGGTAACAATGAAGGTTTCAAGGCTTCACTCAACTTGTCTGAACTCAACGGTAGCAATGGCTTTGTCATCAACGGCACTGATCAGGATGACTCCTCAGGTGGTTCGGTCAGCGGAGCCGGAGATATCAATGGGGATGGAATTGATGACTTGATTATCGGTGCCGACGGTGCTGATCCCAACGGTAACAGGAGTGCAGGAGAAACTTATGTGGTGTTTGGCAGTATCCTCTCAGGAATCGATGGCACCCCCAACAACGATACTTTAGTTGGCACGCCAGATAATGATCGCATTAACGGATTTGACGGGAATGACACGATTGCAGGTAACCTGGGAAATGATACCATCTTCGGCGGTGACGGGGATGATGTCTTACGCGGTGACTTGAACCAACGCTCCCCCCAAGTTAGTATCGGTGGCGATGATATCATTTTCGGTGGTGAGGGCAATGACCGCATCGGTGGCAAAGGTGGTAATGACCAACTCTTGGGTGAAGCTGGCGATGACCAAATCTGGGGGGATGATGGGGATGACATCCTGCGCGGCGGTCTCGGTCATGATACCCTCACAGGGGATGACTTCTCTGGTGGTGGTGGTAGCGATACTTTTATCATTGCTATGAATGAAGGTACAGATACAATTGTTGATTTCCAAGACGGTGAGGATTTAATTGGCTTAGCCGAGGGTCTCACTTTTGGTCAGTTATCGATTACTCAAGATGGAAAAAATACGCTGATTGGTTTTGAACAGGAGACGTTAGCAATTCTCCAGGGAGTGAATGCTAACCTCTTGAGTGAGGCGGATTTTATTCCGATTCGCTAA